The following coding sequences are from one Paenibacillus tundrae window:
- a CDS encoding SDR family oxidoreductase encodes MSAQTQTQKTMPAQHQDQQPGIESEMNPRPEFEKPEYKAAGKLLGKVALITGGDSGIGRAVAVTYAKEGADVAIVYLNEHQDAEETKRQVEQEGRKCILIAGDIGDTQFAKKSVQQTIEQLGKLDILVNNAAEQHPQQQLEDITPEQLERTFRTNIFGMFYITQAALPHLKQGSTIINTTSITAYRGNPSLIDYSSTKGAITSFTRSLSMNVVEKGIRVNAVAPGPIWTPLIPSTFDEKKVSEFGSTQPMKRPGQPDELAPAYVYLASDDSSYVSGQVMHVNGGEVVNG; translated from the coding sequence ATGTCAGCGCAAACACAAACCCAAAAAACAATGCCAGCCCAACATCAGGATCAGCAACCAGGAATCGAATCAGAGATGAATCCTAGACCCGAGTTTGAGAAACCTGAGTATAAAGCAGCCGGAAAATTGTTAGGTAAAGTGGCGTTAATCACGGGTGGAGATAGCGGTATTGGACGAGCTGTAGCCGTTACTTATGCAAAAGAAGGTGCCGATGTCGCGATTGTGTATCTGAACGAGCATCAGGATGCCGAGGAGACGAAACGACAGGTTGAGCAAGAAGGAAGAAAATGCATTTTGATTGCTGGTGATATCGGTGATACTCAATTTGCCAAAAAATCCGTGCAACAGACGATTGAGCAACTAGGTAAGCTTGACATTCTGGTGAATAACGCTGCTGAGCAGCACCCACAGCAACAATTAGAGGATATTACACCTGAGCAACTAGAGCGCACGTTCCGCACCAATATATTCGGAATGTTTTATATCACTCAGGCGGCATTGCCACATCTTAAACAAGGCAGTACCATTATTAACACGACATCGATTACAGCCTACCGAGGCAATCCATCCTTGATCGATTACTCATCGACCAAAGGCGCGATTACGTCGTTTACACGTTCCTTGTCTATGAACGTTGTGGAGAAGGGGATTCGAGTTAACGCCGTAGCTCCTGGCCCGATCTGGACACCACTTATTCCATCAACATTTGATGAGAAGAAGGTAAGTGAATTTGGATCAACTCAGCCGATGAAGCGCCCAGGACAGCCTGACGAGTTAGCCCCTGCCTATGTATACTTGGCTTCAGATGATTCCTCTTACGTAAGTGGTCAGGTTATGCATGTGAATGGCGGCGAAGTAGTGAACGGCTAA
- a CDS encoding cupin domain-containing protein, with product MKISKQNASHYIWGNQCDGWHLLQNEGLSIIHERMPAGTAEIRHYHSVSRQFFFILSGIGYMELQGEEFELETHEGIEIPPGEPHQMQNRSTADVEFLVISLPGTRGDRIELT from the coding sequence GTGAAAATTAGTAAACAAAATGCTTCACATTATATATGGGGAAATCAATGTGATGGATGGCACTTGCTACAGAACGAAGGATTGAGCATCATCCATGAGCGAATGCCAGCGGGAACGGCTGAGATTAGACATTATCACTCGGTTAGCCGACAATTTTTCTTCATTTTAAGTGGCATAGGTTATATGGAGCTCCAAGGTGAGGAATTCGAACTTGAAACGCATGAGGGAATAGAGATTCCTCCAGGCGAACCTCATCAGATGCAGAATCGAAGTACAGCGGATGTTGAGTTTCTGGTCATCTCTCTGCCGGGTACACGCGGAGATCGTATCGAGTTAACTTAG
- the pnpS gene encoding two-component system histidine kinase PnpS — MRPFRVRLSIIMMVLIGVSVIVAGYTMGRVFKTTHTTALEQTMVREINLLKATFPFHDASDPTSPETRQYYSARALELDRLTDSRVTFINRDGTVIGDSESDPANMDNHLEREEIKGAIGDGYGQAIRYSETLGQDMLYVALPVNSDQSDMVEVPGGKFDGYIRLSMSLAAVDQGLQRGWVITFTALGLLFLIVALVSYRVARSLTSPIEHIIKVAHRITKLEYDARVDVTRRDEIGQLGLAINGMADSLQTQLKTIRDNEALLQSVLANMTGGIVMVDAGQSIALVNREAERMLGIQAARVTGRPYVELKKHYELTRSIEESVALQERMHEEVSVFNPEERLIRIDGVPMTEDDGSYRGMLFLLQDVTAIRRLESMRSEFVANVSHELKTPVAAVKGFAETLLSGGVQDKETERSFLKIIYDEGDRLNRLIGDILELSKIESKRAPLQCSPVHVHSFFEMVLGTLSTVAEKKQIRMQMVVPEELYIEADEDKMKQIFINLLSNGINYTPEGGRVKLQVTVEREDDEEQVVFAVSDTGIGIPKNDLPRIFERFYRVDKGRSRNSGGTGLGLSIVKHLVELHHGKLSVESELGLGTTFRVILPLIQDEQV; from the coding sequence ATGAGACCATTTCGAGTTCGCCTGTCCATCATCATGATGGTTCTAATCGGTGTATCCGTTATTGTAGCGGGATATACAATGGGCAGAGTGTTTAAGACAACACATACCACAGCTTTGGAACAAACGATGGTGCGTGAGATTAATCTGTTAAAAGCAACATTTCCGTTTCACGATGCAAGCGATCCGACATCTCCCGAGACTAGACAATATTATTCTGCGCGTGCGCTTGAACTTGATCGGCTGACAGATTCGCGAGTAACCTTTATAAATAGAGATGGGACGGTCATCGGCGACTCGGAAAGCGATCCTGCCAATATGGATAACCATCTGGAACGTGAAGAAATAAAGGGAGCCATTGGAGATGGCTATGGTCAGGCAATACGATATAGTGAGACGTTAGGACAGGACATGCTCTATGTTGCACTTCCCGTCAATTCAGATCAGAGTGACATGGTTGAAGTGCCTGGAGGTAAATTTGACGGTTATATACGCCTGTCTATGAGCCTAGCGGCTGTAGATCAAGGACTTCAGCGTGGCTGGGTAATTACGTTCACCGCACTTGGATTGCTATTTCTTATCGTAGCACTCGTAAGTTATCGTGTGGCACGCAGTTTAACCTCGCCAATTGAGCATATCATTAAGGTCGCTCATCGAATAACCAAATTAGAATATGACGCTAGGGTGGATGTCACACGCCGAGACGAGATTGGTCAGTTGGGGCTTGCGATTAACGGGATGGCCGATAGTCTTCAGACCCAGCTCAAAACGATCCGTGATAATGAGGCGTTGCTGCAAAGCGTACTTGCCAATATGACAGGCGGCATTGTCATGGTAGACGCAGGGCAGTCGATTGCATTGGTGAATCGAGAAGCAGAACGGATGCTTGGCATTCAGGCTGCGCGAGTTACAGGTAGACCTTATGTAGAATTAAAAAAACACTATGAGCTAACACGCTCCATTGAGGAGAGTGTTGCACTACAAGAACGAATGCATGAGGAAGTAAGTGTATTTAACCCAGAGGAACGATTGATTCGGATTGATGGCGTGCCAATGACTGAAGATGATGGTAGTTACCGCGGGATGTTATTCCTTCTTCAGGATGTGACAGCAATTCGTAGGCTGGAGTCAATGCGAAGTGAGTTCGTAGCCAATGTATCCCATGAGCTGAAAACTCCTGTAGCAGCAGTTAAAGGTTTTGCTGAAACGTTGTTAAGTGGTGGTGTGCAGGATAAGGAAACAGAACGCTCATTCCTGAAAATCATCTATGATGAAGGGGATCGACTGAACCGACTAATCGGAGATATCCTGGAACTGTCCAAAATTGAATCCAAGCGTGCTCCTTTGCAATGTTCACCTGTTCACGTTCATTCCTTCTTCGAAATGGTTCTGGGAACACTGTCCACCGTGGCCGAGAAGAAACAGATTCGGATGCAGATGGTTGTGCCAGAGGAACTCTATATCGAGGCAGACGAGGACAAGATGAAACAGATCTTTATCAATCTATTGTCCAATGGCATCAACTACACACCTGAAGGTGGACGCGTGAAACTTCAAGTGACGGTAGAGCGTGAAGATGATGAGGAGCAGGTCGTATTTGCGGTATCAGATACCGGTATAGGCATTCCGAAGAATGATTTGCCAAGGATTTTTGAACGTTTTTACCGTGTAGATAAAGGCAGATCACGTAATTCGGGTGGTACGGGACTTGGTTTGTCTATCGTAAAACACCTTGTTGAACTGCATCACGGCAAACTTTCCGTAGAAAGTGAACTCGGTCTTGGCACAACGTTTCGTGTGATTCTTCCGTTAATTCAAGATGAACAAGTATAG
- a CDS encoding response regulator transcription factor, with product MAQRLLVIEDEPTLSRLLTYNLTQEGYDVTAEDHGSSGYDRALSQEFDLILLDLMLPGMNGLDILNKLRVQGVTTPVIILTAKTGEAEVVQGLKSGADDYITKPFGVSELLARVDAVLRRYSNGEDLPQPVDKEGSRIVLGELEIYPLKYEVTLGGQSISLRPKEFEVLLYLAKKPGVVLTRDDLMNAVWGFDYIGGQRTVDVHVSSLRKKLELDPESVHIDSIRGVGYKLVVKRKTPHHSS from the coding sequence ATGGCACAGCGTTTGCTTGTAATTGAAGACGAACCTACATTATCAAGATTACTTACGTATAACCTTACACAGGAAGGCTATGATGTAACAGCGGAGGATCACGGATCTTCTGGATATGATCGAGCATTATCCCAGGAATTTGATCTGATATTGCTAGATCTGATGTTGCCAGGAATGAATGGTCTAGACATTCTGAACAAATTAAGAGTTCAAGGTGTAACCACGCCGGTGATCATTCTGACAGCCAAAACCGGTGAAGCTGAGGTTGTACAAGGTCTGAAATCAGGAGCAGATGATTATATCACGAAGCCATTTGGCGTATCGGAATTGCTCGCCAGAGTAGACGCAGTGTTAAGACGATATTCCAACGGTGAGGACTTGCCCCAACCTGTGGACAAAGAAGGCTCCCGAATTGTATTGGGTGAACTGGAGATTTATCCATTGAAGTATGAAGTAACACTTGGTGGACAGTCCATTAGTTTGCGGCCGAAGGAGTTCGAAGTACTTCTCTATCTTGCGAAGAAACCGGGCGTTGTGCTCACTCGCGATGATCTGATGAATGCAGTCTGGGGCTTCGATTATATCGGAGGTCAACGTACAGTCGATGTTCACGTAAGCTCATTGCGGAAAAAGTTAGAGTTAGATCCAGAATCGGTTCACATTGATTCGATTCGTGGTGTAGGTTATAAATTGGTTGTAAAAAGAAAAACTCCCCATCATTCGAGTTAA